Sequence from the Bacillus sp. BGMRC 2118 genome:
TTTTAAAAATTAGTGGCATTAATCATAGCGAATACTATCCAACAAATAAAACAGTGACTACATCGGTAGAAGAGTTGAATTATTCAACAAATGATGTTAATTTTTCTGTTTCTCGAAATGGTGAAGCATTTAATGTTGGATCATGGAAAAATACAGGAATTCTTTCAGATTTGAAATACACGTTTAGCGAAGATGGGTTCTATACGATAGCTCTTGGCTCAAAGGATAAAGCTGAGAACATTGGCCAATCACAAGAAAAATCGTTTACGATTGATAAAACGAATCCAACAATCGATATTACAGGTGTTGATGATGGTACACATTACAATACGGATAAATCGGTAGGAATTGAAATTAAGGACGTAAATCTTGATGTAAACAAGGTCAGTGTCACAAAAGATGGTGCGACTTATGCAATCGGTGGATTATCTGTCTCTGAAAGACGGTTTGGTACCTCTACTGCGAAGCTAAGTCATTCATTTAGTAGAGAAGGAGATTATGTGATTTCTGTTGAAGCCATTGATAAAGCTGGGAATCGCTTCTCTAAGCAAATGTCCTTTACAATTGACAAGACGAAGCCAGTCATTACTCCGAAAATGAAAGGTACGAACACAGTCATTAAGAACGGAGCATATATTAACCAAATTTTCACTCCTGAGTTTGCATTAGATGAATCTGAAGATACAATTGTCACCGCTACTTTAAATAATGGACCGAATGTTGCGGGGAAAATACCGACAGCTTCTAGAGAAATGGTGTATACCTATTATGTACTTGCCAGAGATAAAGCTGGAAATGAATCAACACTAGACATCACCTTTACATTAGATACTTCTAAACCAGCACTTACGATTACCGGTGTTTTAGAAGGTTATTTTAATAATGATTTAACACCAACGGTTACGTACTCGGATAAACATTTAGATGAAAACAGATCGTCTGTAACACTAAATGGAAAGCCGTTTCTAAATGGAACGAAGTTAGATAAGGAGCAGGATTATACGTTAAAAGCCAACATTACGGATTTAGCTAATAACGTAAGCTCACGTACAATAGTATTCACACTGGATAAGACAAAACCTGTCATTAAATTTAGTGAGCCGTTAACAAGTAATTATTTTACTAAAGACCTACTACCTAGTCTGTTAATTGAAGATATGTCTGCGTACGATATTATTTCACAAACACTAAATGGAGAACCATATGAATTAGGTGAACCGATCACAACAGAAGGAAAACATGTGCTTTTCTTTGAAGTAAAAGATAAAGCTGGAAATATCCAACAGTTAAGTGTTGAATTTATTATCGATAAAACAAAACCAAAAGTCTTATTTGACGGAGTTGAAAAGGGAAAAGTATACTACGATTCGAAAACTGTCCAGATTAGACTTGAAAATCCTTTTGATTATATAAAAGAGATTTACGTAAATGGAAAATTGTTTGATGGTGAAATCATTGAAGAAGACGGATATAAAATAATTAAATTCAATGCAAATGAAAAGATGAAGTATGAAGTGAAGGTTCTTGCCTATGACGAGGCGGGTAACGAAATATCTGATACATTTTCATTTGAAATTAAAGAAAAGGGTGCCATCACAAAATTCTTTGAAAATAAGTTACTAGTGATTGGAGCAGTTACCGTCTTACTAGGTGGTATAGCTGCGGGAGGTACAACCGTTTATATTCGCAGAAGAGAAGGACTAGAAGATATAGTGGAAGAATAATACACACAAAAAAGGGTTTAAACGAATCTTCATTCGTTTGAACCCTTTTTACTTAACAAGGTCAGATCTGATAATAGTTCCAACGCAGTAAAAGATTTAGTCATTATCTTAAGTCAAGGCTGTATTCGTATAGACTGTTGCTTTTACGTAAAAATCTTAGGAAGCCGGATTTTCACCTTAGTATTTAGATACTTCTATACAGAAAGAGAGTTGCTCTTTTCTAATCCAACCTCAATTTGCTTCTAAAACTGGTTGTATTCCCAAAATAATTGTATAAAAAGCACAAAGTTTTAGAAAAGAGCATAAGTCAAAGACTAAATATTTGCAAAGTCTCTCTAACGGTATTAATCCTTACTGCTTCAACAGTTCTTTCATTGGACTCTTCCAATTAATTTTTGCATGTGGATAGGCAGCATTAATTTTCTGTTCAATGTGAATAAAGTCTTCTTTTGTGAAGCCTTGAAGTTTGGAAGAATTTTTAACTGATAAGCTGATTGTGACAACTTCAAAGGAGTGGCTGGTTGTTCCTAAGTATTTCTCTCCTTCAAATAGTGCTCCTTTATACGTCAGTAAAAAGTTTTTATGAACATTTCGAGAATCATCTAAAAAATGATATTGGTGATGCTCTTGAGCCAGCTCAAGTTTTCGCTTTGGATTAATGACATATTTAAATCCAACATAAAGTAAGACGACAATGCCGATTAAAATTAGTAATCGTAGTAGTAAGACGATCATGATAAGGGCCTCCTAAGAAACAATTCCTTTGGCTGTTTTTGTATAGATTATTGCTTTCTCGTAAAAATCTCAGGAAGCGGATTTTTACCTTAGTATCTAGGTGCTTCTATACATATGCTCTTTTCTAATCACACCTCGTTTTGCTTATAAAACGGGGTTGTACACAGTATAAGTGTACGAAAAGCAACAAAGTTCTAGAAAAGAGCCTTTACTTTACTAGTATACGGACGAACGGTGACAATGGTTTCATAAAAATTTGCTATAATATAAATTGTTCGATAGATTTTAGTTGTTTTTAAGGGTTTTTTTAACATTTAACATGAATTTAATTAAGAAGGTGTAAGTATGAACTTAAATATGCTCTTTCACATGCAAAAGGAATTAGATCAAAGAATAATAAGGGAACACTCACTACATACAGAAGACCTGTTCGATAAGAAGATATTGGCATTCTTAGTAGAGGTAGGCGAACTCGCAAATGAAACAAGGAGTTTTAAATATTGGAGTAAAAAGGGAGCATCACCGAGAGAGGTTATTCTTGAGGAATACGTAGATGGTCTGCACTTTATATTGTCTCTAGGTATTGAAAAAGGGTTAGAGTCAATTGAGATTGAAGAGGTCAAAGGGAAGCCTTTAGATACAGTTTCTGCATTTTTTCACATCTTTTCACATGCATTAGTCTATAAAAAAGAACCAATTCAAAGAAACTACGAGAAGTTACTGTCCAATTTCTTATTATTAGCTGAAGGATTAGGGTATAGCTATAAAGAGATTGAAGAGGCTTATGTTGCAAAGAATACAGTCAATCATGAAAGACAAAATAGTGGATATTGATTCAGATTATTTGTACAATTAAGGTAGAAATTTCGATAAACTAAATATACATAAAAAATGGAGGTTAAGTCATGACAAAACAATTAGATGAGACATTAACGATGCTTAAAGATTTAACTGATGCTAAAGGTATACCAGGTAATGAAAAGGAACCTCGTGATGTAATGAAGCGTTATATTGAAGCTTATGCAGATGAGACGACAACAGATGGCCTGGGAAGTTTAATTGCGAAAAAGGTTGGCGATGAGAACGGTCCAAAAATTATGGTTGCCGGACATTTAGATGAAGTAGGGTTCATGATCACTCAAATTGATGATAAAGGATTTTTACGATTTGAAACAGTTGGCGGATGGTGGTCACAAGTTATGCTGGCACAGCGAGTGACCATTGTGACACGAAAAGGTGATTTAACAGGTATTATTGGTTCAAAGCCACCACACATCTTACCACTTGAAGCTAGAAAAAAACCGGTTGAAATTAAAGATATGTTTATTGATATTGGCGCTTCAAGTCGTGAAGAAGCAATGGAATTCGGGGTTCGTCCTGGAGACCAGGTTGTTCCATACTTTGAGTTTACTGTTATGAATAATGAAAAATTATTATTAGCTAAGGCTTGGGATAACCGAATTGGTTGTGCCATTGCAATTGACGTATTAAAGCAACTTAAGGGAGAAAAGCATCCGAACATTGTATACGGTGTAGGAACTGTGCAAGAAGAAGTAGGGCTACGCGGGGCAAAAACAGCTTCCCAGCTTATTCAACCTGACATCGGATTCGGTGTAGATGTTGGAATTGCGGGAGATACTCCTGGCATTACTCCGAAGGAATCGGCAAGTAAAATGGGAGATGGGCCGCAAATTGTTCTTTACGATGCATCTATGGTTTCTCATAAAGGGCTGCGTGACTTTGTGACAGATACGGCAGATGAACTGGGTATTCCTTATCAATTTGAATCACTAGCAGGTGGAGGAACGGACTCAGGAGCTATTCACATGACGGCAAATGGTGTACCTTCATTATCTATTACAATTGCAACTCGTTACATTCATTCTCATGCAGCAATGCTTCATCGTGACGACTATGAAAACACAGTTAAACTAATTGTTGAAGTAATTAAACGTTTAGATGCTGAAAAGGTGAGAGAAATCACGTTTGAATAGAAGACCAATCATGGTAAGAGCCCACGAATGATTCGTGGGCTCTTTTTTGTATCATAAATGAAATTATGCAGCATTCATCTTTGAGACGTGACATGCAGATGTTTATGTTGAATTATTGATGATTCTCATGTATAGGGACGGTGGAGGCTACATATATATGTACAAGCAGTGGAAAAGTAAAAAGATAGCCACCGGGCTATCTAAACAGTGTGTTCTTTTTATTTTTGGCTATTTTCGTATAGATTGTTGCTCTCTCGTAAAAATTCCAGAAGCCGGATTTTTACCTTAGTATCTAATTTCTACTATACATAAAGAGAGTTGCTCTTTTCTAATTCATCCTCAATTTGTTTCTAAATATGGTTGTGTACAAAAAGCAACCAAGTTATAGAAAAGAGCCCTATTTTTTCAATGCTTGTTCTAATGTAGAAAGCATTTCTGTTCGGTCATCATTGTTCGAATTTTGCCAGATGACTTCGAATAAAACACCAAGGCCAGGAAGCATCTTTTCTTCTCCACTTTGAATCGCATCCACAATCGTATCCTGTAATTCTTGTTGGCTGTTTCCAGATACATTTGTAATAATTGCATTTCGTAAGTTTAAGTTCACTGTTTACACCCTTTCTGCAATATTATCGCTTTGTCACTTCTATCATTCTTCATCTTCGCTTTAATTATGTATAACACTTGCGATATAATGAAAAATCATACACGCAAAGTAAAGGGTTGAAAAAATGAAGAGAATTGAATCGAAACAAAACCAATCAGTGAAGCAGTGGAAAAAACTGCATACGAAAAAGGAACGTGAAAAGTTAGGAGAATATATAATTGAAGGTGAGCATCTTGTTGAAGAGGCACTAAAGTACAAGTCGTCTATAAAACATATGATCGTAAGTGAATCATTTCAAATACCTAGTAAGTGGAACCTTGATGGTGTCTCTATTTATATAACAACCGATGAAATAATAAAGGACCTTGGAAATACGGAAACTCCACAAGGTGTGATCGGAATTTGTATTCAGCCAAAGCACCAACTTGATTTGAACAAAGTTCAGTCTGTTTTATTAATTGATGCAGTACAAGATCCTGGAAATTTAGGGACACTCATCCGTACAGCAGATGCTGCGGGTATAGAGGGTGTCATTTTAGGTGAGGGTACGGTAGATGTATTTAACAGCAAAGTTCTTCGAGCTTCACAAGGCTCAATCTTTCATTTACCGATTGTTCGTGGAGATATTGGACAATGTTTGGAGGAGTTGCAGAATAACGGTATAACTGTTTTTGGAACAGCACTAGAAGGTGCGAAGCCTTTCTCTTTGGTGCCTCCTCCTAAATCCTTTGCCCTATTAGTAGGAAATGAAGGAAAAGGTGTTCAAAAAGAATGGCTATCCAAGACAAATCAAAACCTGTATATTCCTATTCACGGGAAAGCGGAATCTTTAAATGTGACAGTGGCAGCTGGCATTTTGTTGTATTATTTAAGAGGATAAGAGTAAAAGAAAAGGCGGTGCAACGTTGGAAGGTTTCTTTTCGTTAGAAGGTAATCCATTTACTGCATTTTCGATTTCACATATAGCCGTGCTTTTATTGTTTGGCTTTCTTACATTATTGCTTTTTACATATCGAGAATGGTTACGGCAAAATAACAGAAAAAGGGTGATTCGTTTTATCCTAGTTAGTTTGTTAATTGGTAGTGAGCTTTCGTTAGAAGTTTGGTATGCCTATACAAATGTATGGGATCCATACGATACGTTACCTTTCCAACTTTGTTCAATTTCTCTTATTCTTTGTATATTCATGTTAACGATGAACAGTTATAAAGTATTTGAGATTACCTTTTTTTTCGGAATCGCAGGTGCGATGCAGGCAATGATCACACCCGAGCTATTTTACGATTTTCCCCACTATCGATACTTTCATTTCTTTATCGCTCATATTGCCATTCTTCTTTCTTGCTTTTATATGGTATGGGTGGAGAAGTTCTATCCGAGTTTTTATTCGATTTGGAAGGCAATTATAGCGTTGAATTTACTTGCCATCCCAATCTTTTTCATCAATAAATGGACCGGTGGCAACTATATGTTCTTAGCAAGAAAACCATCCAATCCAAGTTTATTAGATTTTCTCGGACCTTATCCTTATTACATACTATCGTTAGAGGCAGTAGCTGTTTTCTTGTTTACTTTTTTGTATTTACCATTTTGGTATATAAAGAAACAAGAACAAATAAGAGAGAGTGCCTAAATTCACTTGTTTTTGTCAATACTTTCATGTACTATCATATAGTATAAAAATAATTTTAAAGACAATGACAGAGACAAGTAACGACTTCCTTACTAAAAAGGGAGAAGATGCCACAGACTGAAAGCATCTTTATAGTAAAAGTTAGTGAAATTCACCTCTCGAGTTGACACCAGGACCAATGGAACAATCCTTTGTAAAGGTGTACCGGCACATGCCGTTATCAGAATGAAGTGACTAGAACTTTTTTTGTTTTAGTAATTAGGGTGGTACCACGACTGATATCCTCGTCCCTTGTATAGGGCGAGGTTTTTTTGTGTTCAAAAAAAGTGGTATGACCAACTAGTTGAATAGAGGAGGAGTATAACATGCTAGACCGTTTAATTGAGCTTCAAGAAGAAGCACTTAAGCAAATTGAAACAACTTCAGAATTACGGGCATTAAACGATATCCGAGTTAGCTTTTTAGGAAAAAAGGGACCCATTACTGAAGTATTAAAAGGAATGGGGAAGCTCACAGCTGAAGAGCGCCCAAAGGTTGGAGAGGTTGCGAATAAAGTTCGTGAAGCAATCACTCAAGCGGTTGAAGAGAAGCAGACGGCACTTGAAATGGCTGAAGTAGAAAAGAAACTTGCCTCTGAGAAAATTGACGTTACTCTACCTGGAAGACCTGTAAGAAAGGGAAGTCATCACCCTCTTACAGCAATTATTGAGGAAATTGAAGACTTATTTATTGGAATGGGTTACACAATTGCAGAAGGTCCAGAAGTTGAAAAAGATTACTATAATTTCGAGGCGTTAAACCTTCCAAAAGGTCATCCTGCTCGAGATATGCAAGATTCTTTCTATATTACGGAAGAAACATTACTACGTACACAAACCTCTCCAATGCAAGTGAGAACAATGGAAATGCATAACGGAAAAGGACCAGTAAAAATCATTTGCCCAGGTAAAGTATATCGCCGGGATAATGATGATGCGACTCACTCACACCAATTTACACAAATTGAAGGTCTAGTGGTAGACGAGAATATTCGCATGAGTGATTTAAAAGGAACTCTAACGGTATTTGCACAAAAGATGTTCGGTTCAGATCGAAAAATTCGCCTGCGTCCTAGTTTCTTCCCATTTACTGAGCCTTCAGTTGAAATGGATATTTCTTGTAAGATTTGTAATGGTGAAGGCTGTAACGTATGTAAAGGTACAGGTTGGATTGAAATTTTAGGAGCAGGTATGGTACATCCAAATGTTCTTGAAATGGCTGGATTTGACTCCAAGAAGTATACTGGTTTCGCTTTTGGTATGGGGCCAGAAAGAATTGCTATGTTGAAGTACGGTATTGAAGATATCCGTAATTTCTATATTAATGACAGACGTTTCATTGAACAGTTCAAACGAGCGTAAGAAGGAGGGAACAATAGAATGTTTGTATCTTATAAATGGTTAAGTGAATATGTAGATTTAACAGGGGTGTCTGCAACAGAACTGGCAGAGCTTATTACGAAAAGCGGTATTGAAGTTGAAGGTGTTGAAGTATTAAACGAAGGAATCAGTGGAGTTGTTGTAGGGCACGTTTTAGAACGTGAACAACACCCGAATGCGGACAAATTAAACAAATGTCTAGTTGACTTAGGTGAAGGTGAGCCGGTTCAAATTATATGTGGTGCGCCAAACGTAGATAAAGGTCAAAAAGTTGCGGTTGCGACGGTGGGGGCTGTCCTGCCTGGCAATTTTAAAATTAAGCGTGCAAAGCTTAGAGGAGAAGAATCGAACGGTATGATTTGTTCTCTTCAGGAGCTTGGTATTGAAGGAAAGCTAGTTCCAAAAGAATATTCTGAAGGAATCTATGTGTTCCCATCAGATGCAAAAGTTGGTGCTGATGCACTTGAACAATTACATCTTGATGATCAAATTTTAGAGTTAAGTTTAACTCCAAATCGTTCTGATTGCCTAAGCATGATTGGTGTAGCATATGAAGTTGCAGCCATACTTGACCGTCAAGTTAAGTTTCCAACGATTGAAGTGGACGCATCTTCAGAGAAAGCATCAGACTACATTTCAGTTAACGTTACGGCGTCAGAAGATAATCCGTTATACGTAGCAAAGATTGTAAAAGATGTGAAAGTTGGCCCTTCTCCTTACTGGCTACAAAGCCGTTTAATGTCAGCAGGCATTAGACCCATTTCGAACGTAGTAGATATTACAAACTACATTTTATTAGAATACGGTCAACCGCTACACGCATTTGATTACAATCGATTAGGTTCAAAAGAAATACTTGTAAGACGTGCTACATCGGGTGAAAAAATTGTAACGCTTGATGATAACGAAAGAACCTTAACAGAAGAACATTTAGTCATTACAAACGGTACTGAGCCAGTTGCTCTTGCTGGTGTAATGGGAGGAGCGTCTTCTGAAGTGCAAGCTGATACAACGACAGTTCTAATTGAATCAGCTTACTTTACAGGAAGTACGATTAGAAAATCTTCAAAAGACCACGGCTTACGTAGTGAAGCAAGCACGCGTTTTGAAAAAGGAATTGATCCAAAGCGTACACATGAGGCTGCTGAACGTGCTGCACAATTAATGGCCATGTATGCGGATGGAACTGTTTTAGAAGGAACAGTGGAATTCAACGAACTAAATGTTCAACTTGCAGAAGTTAGAATTACACTAGAACGTATAACTAAAGTAATCGGAATGGAGATTACGTCTGAAACTGTAGAGGACATTCTTCGTCGCCTGCAATTTTCATATACATTAGATAATAATGAATTTATTATTACAATTCCTTCTAGACGTGGAGATATTACGATTGAAGAAGATATTGTAGAAGAAGTAGCAAGACTATATGGTTATGATAACCTGCCAGTAACATTGCCAGCTGGTGAGCAGACTCCTGGTCATCTAACAGAAATTCAACAGCTGCGCAGACAAGTTCGTCGTTACTTAGAAGGAGCAGGTCTTTATCAAGCTGTTACGTATTCTTTGACATCAAAAGAAAAAGTTCATCATTTCTTAAATAAAAATGATCAAGTATCTCCGATTGAGTTATTGATGCCAATGAGTGAAGATCGCAGTGTTCTTCGTTTGAGCTTGGTTCCTCATCTAGTTGATGTAATTAAACATAATGCAGCACGTCAAGTCGATCAACTGGGGTATTATGAGCTTGGTTCAATTTTTATTCCAACTTCAGAAGATGAATTACCTAATGAGATTGAAAAGATTGCCGGAATCGCAACAGGATTATGGACCTCACACTTATGGCAAGGTGAAAAGAAAGCTGTTGATTTCTACCTCTTAAAAGGAATTTTAGATGGATTATTTGATACGATTGGTTTAGCTGGTGTGGAGTACAACGCAGGAGAACAGCAAGATCTTCATCCTGGTAGAACAGCCCATATATCAGTGAAAGGTGAATACATTGGATATATTGGACAAATTCATCCACGTACTCAAAAGGAAATGGATATTCAAGAAACGTATGTGTTTGAGCTTTCATTTGATAAGATTGCTGCATTAATTGGAGAGAAAGTAACGTATGCACCTGTACCACGTTATCCTTCAATTAGCCGTGATATTGCATTAGTTGTGGGTAAAGAAGTATCCGCTGGAGAAATCCAACATGTAATTGTTGAAGCTGGTGGTGCTCTGTTGAAGGATGTTCATGTGTTCGACCTTTATGAAGGTGATAAAATGGAGGAAGGAAAGAAATCACTGGCCTTCTCATTACGTTACTTTGATCCAGAACGTACGCTAACTGATGCAGATGTTACGACTGCACATAACAAAGTCTTAAAGGCTGTTGAAGAAAAGACAGGAGCCGTTTTAAGAGGATAATATGAAGTGCCGGGAAACCGATACTCTCCAACTGGTCGTCATATTGACAAAAAAGGTTGATTCCTTGGAATCAACCTTTTTGTGTTTATTTCATTGGTAACTACTACAATCTATTTTTTACACCATTCTTTTCGCCTTTTCCGTATTAGCGAAGTGTAATTTTGCAAGTTGCCGTAAACTGCCTATCCCATTTTTAGAAATTAGTTGTGCAGCAATCTTATCTACACCAGCACCAGCGCCCTTCTGCAAAGGAACTCCTGCCATTTTTGACAGTTTATCAAATTCTGTAACGAAAGCATATCTCGCAATAATAGAGGCAGCAGCAACTGCTAAATGAACTCCTTCCGCCTTTGTGCTAAAGTATACATTTTCTTTCACAATTTGTTCTTCCTTTTGGATATGGCGAAAATATACGTCAGGTTCGGCGAATTGATCGATGAGAACACCATCAGGTCTTGTAGGTGCAATTTTCTGTAGTACGTGGTAAATGGCTTTATTATGTAACAGTGCCTTCATTTTACCTTGTGTCATCCCTCGTTCCTGTAAGGTATTATATTTCTCGTTGTGAAGTACAAGAATGGAGTGGGGTATGACGTGAATAATGTCCTTTGCAATTTTAATAATCTGCGGGTCTTTTAAGTCCTTAGAATCTTTTACACCGAGCTCCTTAAGCAGAGGTATTTGGGACGGTTCTACAAAGGCAGCCACGACAGTAATTGGACCGAAATAATCACCTGTCCCTACTTCGTCAGATCCGATAATAGCTAGAGAAGATATATTTGAAGGAACGGCATACTTGTCTGTTCTGGTTTTTGGGGATGATGATTTTCCTTTTGATGCGGTAGTTTCTCCTCCCCATCTGCTAGATTCAAGAGTTGCTCCATTCCCTTGAAACATTACCTTTCCCGATTTATAAGCTGTGATCATACAAGAAGGATGCTTTGCTGCAAATACTCCACCGGGAGGGACTTTATCTAATAGATAGGATTTATAATATTCCTTTATTTGGTTCATTTTGTCGCTTGCAACCTTGATAACAGTTGTAGACATCAGACTCTCTCCTTTTGTGCTTGAAAAATCTCACTATTTTTAATCATAACGTAAATATACTAGTTCTTTCCATTCATTATGGTTCATGTTATCATATTATTTAAGATGTTTCATATGAGCGGGAGGCAACTATATGTCTGAACAGAAAAAGACAAGGACAACAGTAGATATATATGGTCAACAGTATTCGATCGTCGGCAGTGAGAGTACTAGTTTTATAAGATTAGTTGCCTCGATTGTAGATGATAAGATGAGAGAAATTGGTGAAAAGAATCCATCGCTAGATAGTTCGAAACTAGCAGTGCTCACAGCTGTTAACGTTGTGCATGATTATTTAAAGGTGAAGGATGAACTTGAAGCCTTGCAGACTAAAATATTGAATGAAAAGGGTTGACACAAATGCTAGACCTCGCAATACTTTTAATTCTTGGTATAGGATTTTTTATAGGGCTTCGTAGAGGGCTCATTTTACAAGTAGTACATTTAACAGGCTTTATTGCTGCATTTATCG
This genomic interval carries:
- a CDS encoding phenylalanine--tRNA ligase subunit beta, which produces MFVSYKWLSEYVDLTGVSATELAELITKSGIEVEGVEVLNEGISGVVVGHVLEREQHPNADKLNKCLVDLGEGEPVQIICGAPNVDKGQKVAVATVGAVLPGNFKIKRAKLRGEESNGMICSLQELGIEGKLVPKEYSEGIYVFPSDAKVGADALEQLHLDDQILELSLTPNRSDCLSMIGVAYEVAAILDRQVKFPTIEVDASSEKASDYISVNVTASEDNPLYVAKIVKDVKVGPSPYWLQSRLMSAGIRPISNVVDITNYILLEYGQPLHAFDYNRLGSKEILVRRATSGEKIVTLDDNERTLTEEHLVITNGTEPVALAGVMGGASSEVQADTTTVLIESAYFTGSTIRKSSKDHGLRSEASTRFEKGIDPKRTHEAAERAAQLMAMYADGTVLEGTVEFNELNVQLAEVRITLERITKVIGMEITSETVEDILRRLQFSYTLDNNEFIITIPSRRGDITIEEDIVEEVARLYGYDNLPVTLPAGEQTPGHLTEIQQLRRQVRRYLEGAGLYQAVTYSLTSKEKVHHFLNKNDQVSPIELLMPMSEDRSVLRLSLVPHLVDVIKHNAARQVDQLGYYELGSIFIPTSEDELPNEIEKIAGIATGLWTSHLWQGEKKAVDFYLLKGILDGLFDTIGLAGVEYNAGEQQDLHPGRTAHISVKGEYIGYIGQIHPRTQKEMDIQETYVFELSFDKIAALIGEKVTYAPVPRYPSISRDIALVVGKEVSAGEIQHVIVEAGGALLKDVHVFDLYEGDKMEEGKKSLAFSLRYFDPERTLTDADVTTAHNKVLKAVEEKTGAVLRG
- the pheS gene encoding phenylalanine--tRNA ligase subunit alpha; amino-acid sequence: MLDRLIELQEEALKQIETTSELRALNDIRVSFLGKKGPITEVLKGMGKLTAEERPKVGEVANKVREAITQAVEEKQTALEMAEVEKKLASEKIDVTLPGRPVRKGSHHPLTAIIEEIEDLFIGMGYTIAEGPEVEKDYYNFEALNLPKGHPARDMQDSFYITEETLLRTQTSPMQVRTMEMHNGKGPVKIICPGKVYRRDNDDATHSHQFTQIEGLVVDENIRMSDLKGTLTVFAQKMFGSDRKIRLRPSFFPFTEPSVEMDISCKICNGEGCNVCKGTGWIEILGAGMVHPNVLEMAGFDSKKYTGFAFGMGPERIAMLKYGIEDIRNFYINDRRFIEQFKRA
- a CDS encoding M42 family metallopeptidase, with amino-acid sequence MTKQLDETLTMLKDLTDAKGIPGNEKEPRDVMKRYIEAYADETTTDGLGSLIAKKVGDENGPKIMVAGHLDEVGFMITQIDDKGFLRFETVGGWWSQVMLAQRVTIVTRKGDLTGIIGSKPPHILPLEARKKPVEIKDMFIDIGASSREEAMEFGVRPGDQVVPYFEFTVMNNEKLLLAKAWDNRIGCAIAIDVLKQLKGEKHPNIVYGVGTVQEEVGLRGAKTASQLIQPDIGFGVDVGIAGDTPGITPKESASKMGDGPQIVLYDASMVSHKGLRDFVTDTADELGIPYQFESLAGGGTDSGAIHMTANGVPSLSITIATRYIHSHAAMLHRDDYENTVKLIVEVIKRLDAEKVREITFE
- a CDS encoding sigma-w pathway protein ysdB; its protein translation is MVLLLRLLILIGIVVLLYVGFKYVINPKRKLELAQEHHQYHFLDDSRNVHKNFLLTYKGALFEGEKYLGTTSHSFEVVTISLSVKNSSKLQGFTKEDFIHIEQKINAAYPHAKINWKSPMKELLKQ
- a CDS encoding ribonuclease HIII; translation: MMSTTVIKVASDKMNQIKEYYKSYLLDKVPPGGVFAAKHPSCMITAYKSGKVMFQGNGATLESSRWGGETTASKGKSSSPKTRTDKYAVPSNISSLAIIGSDEVGTGDYFGPITVVAAFVEPSQIPLLKELGVKDSKDLKDPQIIKIAKDIIHVIPHSILVLHNEKYNTLQERGMTQGKMKALLHNKAIYHVLQKIAPTRPDGVLIDQFAEPDVYFRHIQKEEQIVKENVYFSTKAEGVHLAVAAASIIARYAFVTEFDKLSKMAGVPLQKGAGAGVDKIAAQLISKNGIGSLRQLAKLHFANTEKAKRMV
- a CDS encoding dUTPase, whose translation is MNLNMLFHMQKELDQRIIREHSLHTEDLFDKKILAFLVEVGELANETRSFKYWSKKGASPREVILEEYVDGLHFILSLGIEKGLESIEIEEVKGKPLDTVSAFFHIFSHALVYKKEPIQRNYEKLLSNFLLLAEGLGYSYKEIEEAYVAKNTVNHERQNSGY
- a CDS encoding RNA methyltransferase, encoding MKRIESKQNQSVKQWKKLHTKKEREKLGEYIIEGEHLVEEALKYKSSIKHMIVSESFQIPSKWNLDGVSIYITTDEIIKDLGNTETPQGVIGICIQPKHQLDLNKVQSVLLIDAVQDPGNLGTLIRTADAAGIEGVILGEGTVDVFNSKVLRASQGSIFHLPIVRGDIGQCLEELQNNGITVFGTALEGAKPFSLVPPPKSFALLVGNEGKGVQKEWLSKTNQNLYIPIHGKAESLNVTVAAGILLYYLRG
- the sspI gene encoding small acid-soluble spore protein SspI, giving the protein MNLNLRNAIITNVSGNSQQELQDTIVDAIQSGEEKMLPGLGVLFEVIWQNSNNDDRTEMLSTLEQALKK
- a CDS encoding TIGR02206 family membrane protein; the encoded protein is MEGFFSLEGNPFTAFSISHIAVLLLFGFLTLLLFTYREWLRQNNRKRVIRFILVSLLIGSELSLEVWYAYTNVWDPYDTLPFQLCSISLILCIFMLTMNSYKVFEITFFFGIAGAMQAMITPELFYDFPHYRYFHFFIAHIAILLSCFYMVWVEKFYPSFYSIWKAIIALNLLAIPIFFINKWTGGNYMFLARKPSNPSLLDFLGPYPYYILSLEAVAVFLFTFLYLPFWYIKKQEQIRESA
- the zapA gene encoding cell division protein ZapA translates to MSEQKKTRTTVDIYGQQYSIVGSESTSFIRLVASIVDDKMREIGEKNPSLDSSKLAVLTAVNVVHDYLKVKDELEALQTKILNEKG